In Primulina eburnea isolate SZY01 chromosome 3, ASM2296580v1, whole genome shotgun sequence, one DNA window encodes the following:
- the LOC140826984 gene encoding probable CoA ligase CCL6 produces MGGYSVKVAEARAAANGKPSAGAVYRCIYAKDGLMEMPQDLHSPWDFFSKSVERNPGNQMLGRRPKINGKAGAYSWLTYQEVYDTALKIGSAIRARGVNPGDHCGIYGANCPEWIMSMEACISHAITYVPLYDSLGANAVEYIINHAEVSIAFVHETKLPAILACLSNCVSHLRTIVSFGKISEEQKESAKQLGVDCFSWEEFALLGNLDDDLPPKARTDICTIMYTSGTTGEPKGVIINNGAFMAEVLSMDHLLRETDKAGTEEDVYFSFLPLAHIFDQIIETYCIYRGSSIGFWQADIRYMIEDLLMLKPTIFCGVPRVFDRIYTGVMEKIAAGGLLKKSLFQLAYNYKLRNMEKGLKQEEASPLFDKLVFDKIKLAFGGRVRLILSGAAPLPKHIEEFLRVTSCCVLSQGYGLTESCGGCCTSIANVFSMMGTVGVPMTTIEVRLESVPEMGYDACSVVPRGEICLRGKTLFSGYYKREDLTKEVFVDGWFHTGDIGEWQPNGEMKIIDRKKNIFKLSQGEYVAVENIESVYSRCPLVTSIWVYGNSFDSFLVAVVVPERKPLEEWAEKNQEKGDFKSLCGNSKARKYILDELNSTAKQHKLRGFEMLRAIHLEPVPFDIDRDLVTPTFKLKRPQLLKYYKEYIDQIYSGAKGQNGIAPK; encoded by the exons ATGGGGGGTTATAGTGTGAAAGTTGCGGAAGCAAGAGCTGCTGCGAATGGAAAACCTTCGGCGGGGGCTGTGTATAGGTGCATTTATGCGAAAGATGGGCTGATGGAAATGCCTCAGGATCTTCATTCTCCCTGGGATTTTTTCAG TAAGTCGGTGGAAAGAAATCCTGGCAATCAGATGCTGGGACGCCGTCCTAAAATCAATGGAAAG GCTGGTGCATACAGTTGGCTGACATACCAAGAAGTCTACGATACAGCTCTCAAGATTGGTTCCGCCATTCGTGCTCGTGGCGTCAATCCA GGAGACCATTGTGGCATATATGGAGCGAATTGCCCAGAATGGATTATGTCGATGGAG GCTTGCATTAGCCATGCCATTACCTATGTTCCACTATATGATTCCCTTG GCGCAAATGCAGTTGAGTACATTATCAATCATGCAGAGGTTTCCATAGCTTTTGTTCATGAAACCAAGCTACCCGCG ATATTAGCATGTCTCTCCAACTGTGTCTCACATCTAAGAA CTATTGTCAGCTTTGGAAAGATTTCTGAGGAGCAAAAGGAATCAGCTAAGCAGCTCGGTGTAGATTGCTTCTCCTGGGAAGAATTCGCTCTTTTG GGAAATTTGGATGATGATCTTCCTCCAAAAGCAAGGACTGACATATGCACGATAATGTATACGAGTGGAACAACGGGAGAACCTAAAGGTGTCATTATAAATAATGGTGCTTTCATGGCAGAAGTCTTGTCTATGGATCATCTTCTTAGAGAAACAGATAAAGCG GGTACAGAAGAGGATGTATACTTCTCTTTTCTTCCTCTTGCCCATATATTCGATCAAATTATTGAGACCTACTGTATTTATCGAGGTTCTTCAATTGGGTTTTGGCAGGCG GATATCAGATACATGATTGAAGATCTTCTCATGTTAAAGCCAACTATTTTTTGCGGAGTTCCTAGAGTTTTTGACCGGATATACACTG GCGTAATGGAAAAAATTGCAGCTGGTGGTTTATTGAAAAAGTCACTATTCCAGTTGGCATACAACTA TAAATTGAGGAATATGGAGAAGGGACTTAAACAAGAAGAAGCATCTCCATTATTCGACAAACTGGTCTTTGATAAG ATTAAACTAGCATTTGGGGGACGTGTCCGTCTTATCTTGTCTGGAGCTGCACCTTTACCTAAGCACATCGAGGAGTTTCTTCGAGTGACGAGTTGCTGTGTGTTATCGCAAGGATATG GACTCACGGAAAGTTGTGGCGGATGTTGCACTTCCATAGCTAACGTGTTTTCAATGATGGGAACTGTGGGTGTTCCAATGACTACCATTGAAGTAAGGCTTGAATCGGTACCAGAGATGGGATACGATGCATGTTCTGTTGTTCCAAGAGGTGAAATTTGTCTGCGGGGAAAAACGTTGTTCTCTGGGTACTATAAACGTGAGGATCTCACAAAAGAAGTATTTGTTGACGGATGGTTCCATACTG GTGATATTGGAGAGTGGCAGCCTAATGGGGAGATGAAAATCATTGATAGGAAGAAGAATATTTTCAAGCTGTCTCAAGGGGAGTATGTTGCGGTGGAAAACATTGAAAGTGTCTACTCCCGATGCCCTCTTGTAACATCA ATCTGGGTCTATGGGAACAGTTTTGACTCATTTCTGGTGGCCGTGGTTGTACCGGAGCGAAAGCCACTTGAAGAATGGGCAGAAAAGAATCAAGAAAAAGGCGATTTCAAGTCTTTGTGTGGTAATTCAAAGGCAAGAAAATACATTTTAGATGAGCTCAACAGCACTGCCAAACAACACAAG CTGCGTGGTTTCGAAATGTTGAGAGCAATTCATCTGGAGCCGGTTCCTTTTGACATAGACCGTGATCTCGTGACCCCAACTTTTAAGCTTAAAAGGCCACAATTGCTTAAATATTACAAG GAATACATCGACCAAATATACAGTGGCGCGAAAGGACAAAATGGGATAGCACCAAAGTGA